In Populus alba chromosome 1, ASM523922v2, whole genome shotgun sequence, a single window of DNA contains:
- the LOC118033901 gene encoding SUN domain-containing protein 5 isoform X1 codes for MKKPFSLLNNKNRSSNSRRRSLYELRLSLILLLWGLLFSFCAGHESQGNLTPDNSSIPFSSDLKDTTLRGDTPSHDAITSNNGTNGILLEVNPSTSSKNATVHTDVGNQKCPLPETNRLQEIILSALGYGSSVYKMRDPEELKTGKPKEVPSGRPQHLTYLNFDEFWNIIRQEKGKVIPKQLANITHRLEPDGREYNYASLTKGAKVLAYNKEAKGACNILGKDHNKYLRNPCSVVEKFVVIELSEETLVDVVKIANFEHYSSNFKDFELSGSLNYSTKSWIPLGNFVAANVKHIQDFKLPEPKWVRYLKLNLRSHYGSGFYCTLSVVEVYGVDAIERMLEDFFVPSEEPLPIELPKPSLTAAPHLKPELNLTDKESSGKVRNGVDNAGTGAENLSDIQQSHRDGKKSPESINIIAEPVTEVRQLPISRKPGDTLLKILMQKAKSLELSLTMLEGYIKETNQRKGDIMPKLEEELSGISLLVETTRTEIRDLMEWKEKTDKVLMEYLSWKAGVSSTMDTLVRENTRLSRLDIEKVANDQANLESKELAVLAMSLFFMCFSTVMLISAKVSKYLGAASSSDKALRTSRGWMMILVSSTMIIFITILSS; via the exons ATGAAAAAACCTTTCTCATTgttaaacaacaaaaacagaAGCAGCAATTCAAGGAGGAGAAGTTTGTATGAGCTACGCTTGTCTTTGATTCTCTTACTCTGGggtcttctcttctctttctgtGCTGGTCATGAAAGTCAAG GGAATTTGACTCCTGACAACAGTAGCATACCTTTTTCTAGTGATCTTAAAGATACTACTCTTCGTGGTGATACACCTTCACATGATGCAATTACAAGCAATAATGGTACAAATGGAATTCTGCTAGAGGTCAATCCGTCTACCAGCAGTAAGAATGCTACAGTTCATACTGACGTAGGAAATCAGAAGTGCCCACTTCCAGAGACAAATAGATTACAAGAAATAATTTTGAGTGCTTTAGGTTATGGATCTTCAGTGTATAAAATGCGGGATCCTGAAGAACTGAAGACGGGTAAACCGAAAGAAGTACCGAGTGGGAGACCTCAGCATTTGACTTATCTCAACTTTGACGAGTTCTGGAACATAATAAGACAAGAAAAAGGCAAAGTTATCCCCAAGCAGCTTGCTAACATCACCCATCGGCTTGAACCTGATGGAAGAGAGTATAACTATGCCTCTTTGACAAAGGGCGCAAAGGTGCTTGCATATAATAAGGAGGCTAAAGGAGCATGTAACATACTGGGGAAGGATCATAATAAGTACCTGAGAAACCCTTGTTCTGTGGTAGAGAAGTTTGTTGTTATCGAGCTTTCAGAGGAGACACTGGTTGATGTTGTTAAAATTGCGAATTTTGAACATTATTCCTCCAATTTCAAGGATTTTGAACTGTCCGGAAGTTTAAACTATTCAACCAAAAGTTGGATTCCTTTGGGAAATTTCGTGGCTGCAAATGTCAAGCACATTCAAGATTTCAAACTGCCAGAACCCAAATGGGTGAGGTATTTGAAGTTGAATTTACGTAGTCATTACGGGTCAGGATTTTACTGCACATTGAGTGTTGTCGAGGTATATGGAGTAGATGCCATAGAGCGTATGCTTGAAGATTTCTTTGTGCCATCTGAAGAACCTCTTCCCATTGAATTGCCAAAGCCTAGTTTAACTGCAGCACCACATTTAAAGCCAGAATTAAATCTAACTGACAAGGAAAGTAGTGGAAAAGTTCGCAATGGGGTCGACAATGCTGGTACGGGGGCCGAGAACCTATCTGATATTCAACAATCCCATCGTGATGGGAAGAAAAGTCCTGAGAGCATAAACATAATTGCTGAACCAGTAACTGAAGTTAGACAGCTACCAATTAGCAGGAAACCAGGCGACACTCTTCTAAAGATCTTGATGCAGAAGGCTAAGTCACTTGAACTAAGTTTAACTATGCTTGAGGGGTATATTAAAGAAACGAATCAGAGAAAAGGAGATATTATGCCAAAGCTTGAAGAAGAGCTATCCGGAATTTCATTGCTTGTGGAGACGACCAGAACAGAAATTAGAGATCTCATGGAATGGAAGGAGAAAACG gataAAGTGCTCATGGAGTACCTGTCATGGAAAGCCGGTGTCTCATCTACTATGGATACGTTGGTCAGAGAAAATACAAGGCTAAG CAGATTGGACATCGAAAAGGTTGCAAATGATCAGGCAAATCTGGAAAGTAAAGAACTCGCTGTGCTAGCCATGAGTCTTTTCTTCATGTGCTTTTCAACTGTCATGCTAATCTCTGCaaaagtttcaaaatatttagGAGCAGCTTCAAGTTCGGACAAGGCACTCCGAACCAGCAGAGGTTGGATGATGATACTAGTTAGCAGCACCAtgataatattcattacaatacTCTCCAGCTAG
- the LOC118033902 gene encoding F-box protein SKIP8: MEITAFDFALSQYFLIASSLTLLSLLLAFLTLRSKSPKPDLTVHSPTSAASTTKTITCRCCCSCNEEIGSVNSTDSYTAEEKYLNGGGAAEEMVVEKQTGASMMEQLVPEITTHALSYLDYPSLCRLSMTNSLMRKAANDDNAWKALYHKDFTLEQDSVTPVNGWKAYYAATRAIVNVNTEFFNIIRERSLQAMSQLWLHADYVKCTHASGENFSGYNAVIQSWQFAFNWEQGLDFQVRDVRARVLTDMAWVTMKMYVVEMDNGPFNVTNVFELHNGRWHLVHHHCSVMVLDGEVDQQIMHA; encoded by the exons ATGGAGATTACTGCCTTCGATTTCGCTCTCTCTCAATATTTCCTCATAGCCTCATCTCttactctcctctctctcttactCGCTTTCCTCACTCTCCGATCAAAATCACCCAAACCGGATCTCACCGTCCATTCCCCCACGTCAGCAGCATCAACAACCAAAACGATAACCTGCAGGTGTTGCTGCTCCTGTAACGAGGAAATTGGAAGTGTTAATAGTACGGATTCTTATACGGCGGAGGAGAAGTACTTGAACGGTGGCGGTGCGGCGGAGGAGATGGTGGTGGAAAAGCAGACCGGAGCGTCGATGATGGAGCAGCTAGTGCCGGAGATTACGACACACGCGCTTAGTTATTTGGATTATCCGAGTTTGTGTAGGTTGTCGATGACTAATTCGCTAATGCGGAAAGCTGCTAATGATGATAACGCGTGGAAGGCGCTTTATCATAag GATTTTACACTGGAACAAGATAGTGTGACACCTGTTAATGGGTGGAAGGCGTACTATGCGGCTACAAGAGCCATTGTGAATGTCAATACAGAATTCTTTAACATCATTAGAGAAAGATCTCTTCAAGCAATGAGTCAATTATGGCTTCATGCAGATTATGTGAAGTGCACCCATGCATCTGGGGAAAATTTTTCAGG GTATAACGCTGTAATACAGAGTTGGCAGTTTGCATTTAATTGGGAGCAAGGATTGGACTTCCAGGTTCGTGATGTAAGGGCTCGTGTTCTGACTGACATGGCTTGGGTTACCATGAAAATGTATGTTGTTGAGATGGACAATGGGCCATTCAACGTAACTAATGTCTTTGAGCTCCACAATGGACGGTGGCACCTGGTGCATCACCACTGTTCGGTGATGGTCCTCGACGGGGAGGTGGACCAGCAGATTATGCATGCAtaa
- the LOC118033901 gene encoding SUN domain-containing protein 5 isoform X4, translating to MKKPFSLLNNKNRSSNSRRRSLYELRLSLILLLWGLLFSFCAGHESQGNLTPDNSSIPFSSDLKDTTLRGDTPSHDAITSNNGTNGILLEVNPSTSSKNATVHTDVGNQKCPLPETNRLQEIILSALGYGSSVYKMRDPEELKTGKPKEVPSGRPQHLTYLNFDEFWNIIRQEKGKVIPKQLANITHRLEPDGREYNYASLTKGAKVLAYNKEAKGACNILGKDHNKYLRNPCSVVEKFVVIELSEETLVDVVKIANFEHYSSNFKDFELSGSLNYSTKSWIPLGNFVAANVKHIQDFKLPEPKWVRYLKLNLRSHYGSGFYCTLSVVEVYGVDAIERMLEDFFVPSEEPLPIELPKPSLTAAPHLKPELNLTDKESSGKVRNGVDNAGTGAENLSDIQQSHRDGKKSPESINIIAEPVTEVRQLPISRKPGDTLLKILMQKAKSLELSLTMLEGYIKETNQRKGDIMPKLEEELSGISLLVETTRTEIRDLMEWKEKTDKVLMEYLSWKAGVSSTMDTLVRENTRLRLDIEKVANDQANLERAASSSDKALRTSRGWMMILVSSTMIIFITILSS from the exons ATGAAAAAACCTTTCTCATTgttaaacaacaaaaacagaAGCAGCAATTCAAGGAGGAGAAGTTTGTATGAGCTACGCTTGTCTTTGATTCTCTTACTCTGGggtcttctcttctctttctgtGCTGGTCATGAAAGTCAAG GGAATTTGACTCCTGACAACAGTAGCATACCTTTTTCTAGTGATCTTAAAGATACTACTCTTCGTGGTGATACACCTTCACATGATGCAATTACAAGCAATAATGGTACAAATGGAATTCTGCTAGAGGTCAATCCGTCTACCAGCAGTAAGAATGCTACAGTTCATACTGACGTAGGAAATCAGAAGTGCCCACTTCCAGAGACAAATAGATTACAAGAAATAATTTTGAGTGCTTTAGGTTATGGATCTTCAGTGTATAAAATGCGGGATCCTGAAGAACTGAAGACGGGTAAACCGAAAGAAGTACCGAGTGGGAGACCTCAGCATTTGACTTATCTCAACTTTGACGAGTTCTGGAACATAATAAGACAAGAAAAAGGCAAAGTTATCCCCAAGCAGCTTGCTAACATCACCCATCGGCTTGAACCTGATGGAAGAGAGTATAACTATGCCTCTTTGACAAAGGGCGCAAAGGTGCTTGCATATAATAAGGAGGCTAAAGGAGCATGTAACATACTGGGGAAGGATCATAATAAGTACCTGAGAAACCCTTGTTCTGTGGTAGAGAAGTTTGTTGTTATCGAGCTTTCAGAGGAGACACTGGTTGATGTTGTTAAAATTGCGAATTTTGAACATTATTCCTCCAATTTCAAGGATTTTGAACTGTCCGGAAGTTTAAACTATTCAACCAAAAGTTGGATTCCTTTGGGAAATTTCGTGGCTGCAAATGTCAAGCACATTCAAGATTTCAAACTGCCAGAACCCAAATGGGTGAGGTATTTGAAGTTGAATTTACGTAGTCATTACGGGTCAGGATTTTACTGCACATTGAGTGTTGTCGAGGTATATGGAGTAGATGCCATAGAGCGTATGCTTGAAGATTTCTTTGTGCCATCTGAAGAACCTCTTCCCATTGAATTGCCAAAGCCTAGTTTAACTGCAGCACCACATTTAAAGCCAGAATTAAATCTAACTGACAAGGAAAGTAGTGGAAAAGTTCGCAATGGGGTCGACAATGCTGGTACGGGGGCCGAGAACCTATCTGATATTCAACAATCCCATCGTGATGGGAAGAAAAGTCCTGAGAGCATAAACATAATTGCTGAACCAGTAACTGAAGTTAGACAGCTACCAATTAGCAGGAAACCAGGCGACACTCTTCTAAAGATCTTGATGCAGAAGGCTAAGTCACTTGAACTAAGTTTAACTATGCTTGAGGGGTATATTAAAGAAACGAATCAGAGAAAAGGAGATATTATGCCAAAGCTTGAAGAAGAGCTATCCGGAATTTCATTGCTTGTGGAGACGACCAGAACAGAAATTAGAGATCTCATGGAATGGAAGGAGAAAACG gataAAGTGCTCATGGAGTACCTGTCATGGAAAGCCGGTGTCTCATCTACTATGGATACGTTGGTCAGAGAAAATACAAGGCTAAG ATTGGACATCGAAAAGGTTGCAAATGATCAGGCAAATCTGGAAA GAGCAGCTTCAAGTTCGGACAAGGCACTCCGAACCAGCAGAGGTTGGATGATGATACTAGTTAGCAGCACCAtgataatattcattacaatacTCTCCAGCTAG
- the LOC118033901 gene encoding SUN domain-containing protein 5 isoform X3, with translation MKKPFSLLNNKNRSSNSRRRSLYELRLSLILLLWGLLFSFCAGHESQGNLTPDNSSIPFSSDLKDTTLRGDTPSHDAITSNNGTNGILLEVNPSTSSKNATVHTDVGNQKCPLPETNRLQEIILSALGYGSSVYKMRDPEELKTGKPKEVPSGRPQHLTYLNFDEFWNIIRQEKGKVIPKQLANITHRLEPDGREYNYASLTKGAKVLAYNKEAKGACNILGKDHNKYLRNPCSVVEKFVVIELSEETLVDVVKIANFEHYSSNFKDFELSGSLNYSTKSWIPLGNFVAANVKHIQDFKLPEPKWVRYLKLNLRSHYGSGFYCTLSVVEVYGVDAIERMLEDFFVPSEEPLPIELPKPSLTAAPHLKPELNLTDKESSGKVRNGVDNAGTGAENLSDIQQSHRDGKKSPESINIIAEPVTEVRQLPISRKPGDTLLKILMQKAKSLELSLTMLEGYIKETNQRKGDIMPKLEEELSGISLLVETTRTEIRDLMEWKEKTDKVLMEYLSWKAGVSSTMDTLVRENTRLSRLDIEKVANDQANLERAASSSDKALRTSRGWMMILVSSTMIIFITILSS, from the exons ATGAAAAAACCTTTCTCATTgttaaacaacaaaaacagaAGCAGCAATTCAAGGAGGAGAAGTTTGTATGAGCTACGCTTGTCTTTGATTCTCTTACTCTGGggtcttctcttctctttctgtGCTGGTCATGAAAGTCAAG GGAATTTGACTCCTGACAACAGTAGCATACCTTTTTCTAGTGATCTTAAAGATACTACTCTTCGTGGTGATACACCTTCACATGATGCAATTACAAGCAATAATGGTACAAATGGAATTCTGCTAGAGGTCAATCCGTCTACCAGCAGTAAGAATGCTACAGTTCATACTGACGTAGGAAATCAGAAGTGCCCACTTCCAGAGACAAATAGATTACAAGAAATAATTTTGAGTGCTTTAGGTTATGGATCTTCAGTGTATAAAATGCGGGATCCTGAAGAACTGAAGACGGGTAAACCGAAAGAAGTACCGAGTGGGAGACCTCAGCATTTGACTTATCTCAACTTTGACGAGTTCTGGAACATAATAAGACAAGAAAAAGGCAAAGTTATCCCCAAGCAGCTTGCTAACATCACCCATCGGCTTGAACCTGATGGAAGAGAGTATAACTATGCCTCTTTGACAAAGGGCGCAAAGGTGCTTGCATATAATAAGGAGGCTAAAGGAGCATGTAACATACTGGGGAAGGATCATAATAAGTACCTGAGAAACCCTTGTTCTGTGGTAGAGAAGTTTGTTGTTATCGAGCTTTCAGAGGAGACACTGGTTGATGTTGTTAAAATTGCGAATTTTGAACATTATTCCTCCAATTTCAAGGATTTTGAACTGTCCGGAAGTTTAAACTATTCAACCAAAAGTTGGATTCCTTTGGGAAATTTCGTGGCTGCAAATGTCAAGCACATTCAAGATTTCAAACTGCCAGAACCCAAATGGGTGAGGTATTTGAAGTTGAATTTACGTAGTCATTACGGGTCAGGATTTTACTGCACATTGAGTGTTGTCGAGGTATATGGAGTAGATGCCATAGAGCGTATGCTTGAAGATTTCTTTGTGCCATCTGAAGAACCTCTTCCCATTGAATTGCCAAAGCCTAGTTTAACTGCAGCACCACATTTAAAGCCAGAATTAAATCTAACTGACAAGGAAAGTAGTGGAAAAGTTCGCAATGGGGTCGACAATGCTGGTACGGGGGCCGAGAACCTATCTGATATTCAACAATCCCATCGTGATGGGAAGAAAAGTCCTGAGAGCATAAACATAATTGCTGAACCAGTAACTGAAGTTAGACAGCTACCAATTAGCAGGAAACCAGGCGACACTCTTCTAAAGATCTTGATGCAGAAGGCTAAGTCACTTGAACTAAGTTTAACTATGCTTGAGGGGTATATTAAAGAAACGAATCAGAGAAAAGGAGATATTATGCCAAAGCTTGAAGAAGAGCTATCCGGAATTTCATTGCTTGTGGAGACGACCAGAACAGAAATTAGAGATCTCATGGAATGGAAGGAGAAAACG gataAAGTGCTCATGGAGTACCTGTCATGGAAAGCCGGTGTCTCATCTACTATGGATACGTTGGTCAGAGAAAATACAAGGCTAAG CAGATTGGACATCGAAAAGGTTGCAAATGATCAGGCAAATCTGGAAA GAGCAGCTTCAAGTTCGGACAAGGCACTCCGAACCAGCAGAGGTTGGATGATGATACTAGTTAGCAGCACCAtgataatattcattacaatacTCTCCAGCTAG
- the LOC118033904 gene encoding uncharacterized protein, with protein MAIALVSVPTPHQTICTRRSYTYSNSWFHSSATTLIKYPSKPIIIPLSSSSTSSTSVVEDGPPPPPPSDALPTTEDVDKLPLSGCKGCGREEIEKGCNGEGRIQGGIATVPGFGWWPIKAYRPCPGFLASGGRYRRQGQSMDEVAFGREQKETPVGISGEGETRKKRQDPRRFRR; from the exons ATGGCAATAGCTCTTGTCTCAGTTCCAACACCTCACCAAACCATTTGCACTCGACGCTCATATACTTACAGCAACTCGTGGTTTCATAGCTCTGCAACAACTCTCATTAAGTACCCATCTAAGCCCATCATCatccctctttcttcttcctctaccTCTTCGACTTCTGTTGTAGAGGATGGcccccctcctcctcctccatcagATGCTCTTCCTACCACCGAAGATGTTGACAAGCTCCCTCTTAG TGGTTGCAAGGGCTGTGGGAGAGAGGAAATAGAGAAGGGATGCAATGGAGAGGGAAGAATTCAAGGTGGGATTGCAACCGTTCCGGGGTTTGGTTGGTGGCCAATAAAGGCTTACAGGCCCTGTCCTGGATTTTTAGCTTCTGGAGGCAGGTATAGGCGACAAGGCCAAAGCATGGACGAGGTAGCATTTGGAAGGGAGCAGAAAGAAACTCCTGTAGGGATCAGTGGTGAGGGTGAGACAAG GAAGAAAAGGCAAGATCCAAGGAGATTTAGGAGGTAA
- the LOC118033901 gene encoding SUN domain-containing protein 5 isoform X2, with translation MKKPFSLLNNKNRSSNSRRRSLYELRLSLILLLWGLLFSFCAGHESQGNLTPDNSSIPFSSDLKDTTLRGDTPSHDAITSNNGTNGILLEVNPSTSSKNATVHTDVGNQKCPLPETNRLQEIILSALGYGSSVYKMRDPEELKTGKPKEVPSGRPQHLTYLNFDEFWNIIRQEKGKVIPKQLANITHRLEPDGREYNYASLTKGAKVLAYNKEAKGACNILGKDHNKYLRNPCSVVEKFVVIELSEETLVDVVKIANFEHYSSNFKDFELSGSLNYSTKSWIPLGNFVAANVKHIQDFKLPEPKWVRYLKLNLRSHYGSGFYCTLSVVEVYGVDAIERMLEDFFVPSEEPLPIELPKPSLTAAPHLKPELNLTDKESSGKVRNGVDNAGTGAENLSDIQQSHRDGKKSPESINIIAEPVTEVRQLPISRKPGDTLLKILMQKAKSLELSLTMLEGYIKETNQRKGDIMPKLEEELSGISLLVETTRTEIRDLMEWKEKTDKVLMEYLSWKAGVSSTMDTLVRENTRLRLDIEKVANDQANLESKELAVLAMSLFFMCFSTVMLISAKVSKYLGAASSSDKALRTSRGWMMILVSSTMIIFITILSS, from the exons ATGAAAAAACCTTTCTCATTgttaaacaacaaaaacagaAGCAGCAATTCAAGGAGGAGAAGTTTGTATGAGCTACGCTTGTCTTTGATTCTCTTACTCTGGggtcttctcttctctttctgtGCTGGTCATGAAAGTCAAG GGAATTTGACTCCTGACAACAGTAGCATACCTTTTTCTAGTGATCTTAAAGATACTACTCTTCGTGGTGATACACCTTCACATGATGCAATTACAAGCAATAATGGTACAAATGGAATTCTGCTAGAGGTCAATCCGTCTACCAGCAGTAAGAATGCTACAGTTCATACTGACGTAGGAAATCAGAAGTGCCCACTTCCAGAGACAAATAGATTACAAGAAATAATTTTGAGTGCTTTAGGTTATGGATCTTCAGTGTATAAAATGCGGGATCCTGAAGAACTGAAGACGGGTAAACCGAAAGAAGTACCGAGTGGGAGACCTCAGCATTTGACTTATCTCAACTTTGACGAGTTCTGGAACATAATAAGACAAGAAAAAGGCAAAGTTATCCCCAAGCAGCTTGCTAACATCACCCATCGGCTTGAACCTGATGGAAGAGAGTATAACTATGCCTCTTTGACAAAGGGCGCAAAGGTGCTTGCATATAATAAGGAGGCTAAAGGAGCATGTAACATACTGGGGAAGGATCATAATAAGTACCTGAGAAACCCTTGTTCTGTGGTAGAGAAGTTTGTTGTTATCGAGCTTTCAGAGGAGACACTGGTTGATGTTGTTAAAATTGCGAATTTTGAACATTATTCCTCCAATTTCAAGGATTTTGAACTGTCCGGAAGTTTAAACTATTCAACCAAAAGTTGGATTCCTTTGGGAAATTTCGTGGCTGCAAATGTCAAGCACATTCAAGATTTCAAACTGCCAGAACCCAAATGGGTGAGGTATTTGAAGTTGAATTTACGTAGTCATTACGGGTCAGGATTTTACTGCACATTGAGTGTTGTCGAGGTATATGGAGTAGATGCCATAGAGCGTATGCTTGAAGATTTCTTTGTGCCATCTGAAGAACCTCTTCCCATTGAATTGCCAAAGCCTAGTTTAACTGCAGCACCACATTTAAAGCCAGAATTAAATCTAACTGACAAGGAAAGTAGTGGAAAAGTTCGCAATGGGGTCGACAATGCTGGTACGGGGGCCGAGAACCTATCTGATATTCAACAATCCCATCGTGATGGGAAGAAAAGTCCTGAGAGCATAAACATAATTGCTGAACCAGTAACTGAAGTTAGACAGCTACCAATTAGCAGGAAACCAGGCGACACTCTTCTAAAGATCTTGATGCAGAAGGCTAAGTCACTTGAACTAAGTTTAACTATGCTTGAGGGGTATATTAAAGAAACGAATCAGAGAAAAGGAGATATTATGCCAAAGCTTGAAGAAGAGCTATCCGGAATTTCATTGCTTGTGGAGACGACCAGAACAGAAATTAGAGATCTCATGGAATGGAAGGAGAAAACG gataAAGTGCTCATGGAGTACCTGTCATGGAAAGCCGGTGTCTCATCTACTATGGATACGTTGGTCAGAGAAAATACAAGGCTAAG ATTGGACATCGAAAAGGTTGCAAATGATCAGGCAAATCTGGAAAGTAAAGAACTCGCTGTGCTAGCCATGAGTCTTTTCTTCATGTGCTTTTCAACTGTCATGCTAATCTCTGCaaaagtttcaaaatatttagGAGCAGCTTCAAGTTCGGACAAGGCACTCCGAACCAGCAGAGGTTGGATGATGATACTAGTTAGCAGCACCAtgataatattcattacaatacTCTCCAGCTAG